A region of Pyxidicoccus parkwaysis DNA encodes the following proteins:
- a CDS encoding SusC/RagA family TonB-linked outer membrane protein has translation MTLRRALIPGCVIALFSLETLAQEASSTAPAPEPQAPAAQAPATPAPQPAAASPAAPAAQPAAAAPAATRTIKGRVADRLTNEGLPLVRVIIKGTTQGVETELDGTFTLPNVPMGAVTLLFSSQDYGEREVKVGANQREVLNVLLDNVFSEEMVVVGRASEVARKNLANSVASVNAEELNRSPAQTVDQALQGKVAGANIQSNSGAPGGGMQLRLRGVSTINGSTQPLYVIDGVLVSDVAIASGVYNVTDSVTGSNPSPTQDNQVNRIADINPNDIESIEVLKGASAAAIYGSKAANGVVIINTKRGREGAPKVDITQRLGFYSLANKLGTRRFETVDEVIETFGEDAAQYYVPGKTYDQEALLAGRRSLSSETLASISGAAGSTKYFASALVKNDEGIIANTGYEKQSFRLNLGQNVGEAVELNVSTNLIHTLGQRGLTNNDNQTITYYMTMPSSPEFLNLQADGNGVYPKNPFLGNGANPLQTAALVQNDEDVWRFIGAGDATVNLLKTEENHLRILANAGVDRFQQENTLLFPPELNFEPVDDTFPGTSLFGTSQVRNLNGGLNLVHTYRPASKALVSTTSGGVQFEERSINSVYVISENLNAGQSNVDSGTVVGVRQDKQLIRDRGYYVQEEMLMLDERLTLVGAIRGEQSSANGNENKLYFYPKLSTAYRLPSFHPVVNEFKLRAAYGETGNLPRYGMKFNSLPTINNVQGTPGLIGSGIAGDPNIRPERQREIEAGVDALFFGGDLVAELTLYQRTISDLILQRNMPPSTGFTTQIFNGGSLRNRGVEAMLQVTPVRGPLEWTSSATFALNRSKVTDLPVPAFLTGGFGTALGAFRIEQGASATQIVGNVRDANGNLQVKKLGDTEPDFIVGFANTLKYSDFTLSFMFHWQQGSDIINLTRFLYDASGTSVDFETGGRQRLADRRSNAGVYIEDATFVKLREVTLTYNLPKQWVSAIPKVQNARLSLSGRNLLTFTSYSGLDPEVSNFGNQAIARNIDVAPFPPSRSFWTSLDVGF, from the coding sequence ATGACGCTGAGAAGGGCGTTGATTCCGGGGTGCGTAATTGCACTCTTTTCGTTGGAAACCCTGGCGCAGGAGGCAAGCAGCACGGCGCCGGCTCCCGAACCCCAGGCACCCGCTGCGCAGGCTCCGGCAACTCCGGCGCCGCAGCCGGCTGCCGCCAGTCCGGCAGCACCCGCGGCGCAGCCCGCCGCGGCGGCTCCGGCAGCGACCCGCACCATCAAGGGTCGCGTGGCGGACCGACTGACCAATGAGGGTCTGCCCCTGGTGCGTGTCATCATCAAGGGTACCACCCAGGGCGTGGAGACGGAGCTGGACGGCACCTTCACCCTGCCCAACGTGCCCATGGGGGCGGTGACGCTGCTCTTCTCCAGCCAGGACTATGGCGAGCGAGAGGTGAAGGTCGGCGCCAACCAGCGCGAGGTCCTCAACGTCCTGCTCGACAACGTCTTCTCCGAGGAGATGGTCGTCGTGGGCCGCGCCTCCGAGGTGGCCCGTAAGAACCTGGCCAACTCGGTGGCCTCGGTGAATGCCGAGGAGCTCAACCGCTCTCCCGCGCAGACGGTGGACCAGGCCCTCCAGGGCAAGGTGGCCGGCGCCAACATCCAGAGCAACTCCGGCGCTCCGGGCGGCGGCATGCAGCTGCGCCTGCGCGGCGTGTCCACCATCAACGGCTCCACGCAGCCGCTGTACGTCATCGACGGCGTGCTCGTCAGCGACGTGGCGATTGCGTCCGGCGTCTACAACGTGACGGACTCGGTGACGGGCTCCAACCCGTCCCCCACGCAGGACAACCAGGTCAACCGCATCGCGGACATCAACCCCAACGACATCGAGAGCATCGAGGTCCTCAAGGGTGCGTCCGCGGCCGCCATCTACGGCTCCAAGGCGGCCAACGGCGTGGTCATCATCAACACCAAGCGCGGCCGCGAGGGTGCGCCCAAGGTCGACATCACCCAGCGCCTCGGCTTCTACTCGCTGGCCAACAAGCTGGGCACCCGCCGCTTCGAGACGGTGGACGAGGTCATCGAGACCTTCGGCGAGGACGCGGCCCAGTACTACGTGCCGGGCAAGACGTATGACCAGGAGGCCCTGCTCGCGGGCCGCCGCAGCCTGTCCTCGGAGACGCTGGCCAGCATCAGCGGCGCGGCGGGCAGCACGAAGTACTTCGCCTCGGCGCTGGTGAAGAACGACGAAGGCATCATCGCCAACACCGGCTACGAGAAGCAGTCGTTCCGGCTCAACCTCGGTCAGAACGTTGGCGAGGCCGTGGAGCTCAATGTCTCCACCAACCTGATTCACACGCTGGGTCAGCGCGGTCTGACGAACAACGACAATCAGACCATCACGTATTACATGACGATGCCGAGCTCGCCGGAGTTCCTCAACCTCCAGGCCGACGGCAACGGCGTGTACCCGAAGAACCCCTTCCTGGGGAACGGGGCCAACCCGCTGCAGACGGCCGCGCTCGTGCAGAACGACGAGGACGTGTGGCGCTTCATCGGCGCGGGTGATGCCACCGTCAACCTGCTGAAGACGGAGGAGAACCACCTGCGCATCCTCGCCAACGCCGGCGTGGACCGCTTCCAGCAGGAGAACACCCTCCTCTTCCCGCCCGAGCTCAACTTCGAGCCGGTGGACGACACCTTCCCGGGCACGTCGCTGTTCGGCACCAGCCAGGTGCGCAACCTAAACGGCGGCCTCAACCTGGTGCACACGTACCGGCCCGCCTCGAAGGCCCTCGTCTCCACCACCTCCGGCGGTGTGCAGTTCGAGGAGCGCAGCATCAACTCGGTGTACGTCATCAGCGAGAACCTGAACGCCGGCCAGTCCAACGTGGACTCGGGCACGGTGGTGGGCGTGCGGCAGGACAAGCAGCTCATCCGGGACCGCGGCTACTACGTCCAGGAGGAGATGCTCATGCTGGACGAGCGCCTCACCCTGGTGGGCGCCATCCGCGGCGAGCAGAGCAGCGCGAACGGCAACGAGAACAAGCTGTACTTCTACCCGAAGCTGTCCACCGCGTACCGGCTCCCCTCGTTCCACCCCGTGGTGAACGAGTTCAAGCTGCGCGCGGCCTACGGCGAGACGGGCAACCTGCCCCGCTACGGCATGAAGTTCAACAGCCTGCCCACCATCAACAACGTCCAGGGCACGCCGGGCCTCATCGGCTCCGGAATCGCCGGCGACCCGAACATCCGGCCCGAGCGGCAGCGTGAAATCGAGGCCGGTGTCGACGCGCTCTTCTTCGGCGGCGACCTGGTGGCGGAGCTGACGCTGTACCAGCGCACCATCAGCGACCTCATCCTGCAGCGCAACATGCCGCCCTCCACGGGCTTCACCACGCAGATCTTCAACGGCGGCTCGCTGCGCAACCGCGGCGTGGAGGCCATGCTGCAGGTGACGCCGGTGCGCGGCCCGCTCGAGTGGACGAGCTCCGCCACCTTCGCGCTCAACCGCAGCAAGGTGACGGACCTGCCGGTGCCCGCCTTCCTCACGGGCGGCTTCGGCACGGCGCTGGGCGCCTTCCGCATCGAGCAGGGCGCGTCCGCGACGCAGATTGTCGGCAACGTGCGCGACGCGAACGGCAACCTGCAGGTGAAGAAGCTCGGCGACACCGAGCCGGACTTCATCGTCGGCTTCGCCAACACGCTGAAGTACTCGGACTTCACCCTGTCCTTCATGTTCCACTGGCAGCAGGGCAGCGACATCATCAACCTGACCCGCTTCCTGTATGACGCCTCGGGCACGTCCGTGGACTTCGAGACGGGGGGCCGCCAGCGCCTGGCGGACCGCCGCTCCAACGCGGGCGTCTACATCGAGGACGCGACCTTCGTGAAGCTGCGCGAGGTGACGCTCACCTACAACCTGCCCAAGCAGTGGGTGTCCGCGATTCCGAAGGTGCAGAACGCCCGGCTCAGCCTGAGCGGCCGCAACCTGCTCACCTTCACGAGCTACTCGGGTCTGGACCCCGAGGTGAGCAACTTCGGCAACCAGGCCATTGCTCGCAACATCGACGTCGCCCCGTTCCCCCCCAGCCGCAGCTTCTGGACGTCGCTCGACGTCGGGTTCTAA
- a CDS encoding Ig-like domain-containing protein: MSWPASAGPPPWRSVLALPLAQCPPTTPPYPDASAPAGEVTTARPQFAWSSVPGATSYTLYVLDTSDNIVLRQTNIPTTSFIPTSNLPEGVQLRWKVKGESPCGPGPYSQSVYFIVFTTPPCPPYSAPVGHWPHDAIGTARPTFSWTAVRGATSYTLYVLDPAENIILRQTNLTQTSFTPTSDLPGGMQLRWKVKGESPCGPGPYSQDLYFSVPGPPAPPSVRIVSPADESTVTGPVDVQVQVSPETSFVEFYVDGVYVTAKAGAPYSFAWNPAINPLPAPNHAMQLGYHFVDGRYGNFKAEVSGYTNLYYAWARRGYEPDSTAPDSVWLPLMQSAVASAAAEGWSIQLNLNLQEQTPGRVTPLDAVLDLMAPYWSRVSRIELASGPDWSRAETEARLQDLRARLSARGLAARPLGNVYSTSQVRTSDAIFANGLDFVSIEAFLDGPGSPISQANIGNLVWDVSQAKQRVPTSKQLVLVVQSDTRNGTWTNMDTLKDLQLTPYYHLGANDPRVVALTMYTYGRPQGARDTPELKPAHMRIAEKMFGFALPGAKCGRRMLTAAAYNAQGQGNLQNVEVTVSGPGCP, translated from the coding sequence GTGTCCTGGCCGGCCAGCGCCGGTCCGCCTCCCTGGCGCAGTGTGTTGGCGCTGCCGCTCGCGCAATGCCCGCCCACGACGCCGCCGTACCCCGACGCGTCGGCGCCCGCCGGAGAGGTGACGACGGCCCGGCCGCAATTCGCCTGGAGCTCGGTGCCCGGCGCCACCTCGTACACGCTCTACGTGCTGGACACGTCCGACAACATCGTCCTGCGGCAGACCAACATCCCGACGACTTCGTTCATCCCCACGAGCAACCTGCCTGAGGGCGTGCAGCTCCGGTGGAAGGTGAAGGGCGAGAGTCCCTGCGGCCCGGGCCCCTACTCGCAGTCCGTGTACTTCATCGTCTTCACGACGCCGCCCTGTCCGCCGTACTCCGCGCCAGTGGGACACTGGCCCCACGACGCGATTGGCACGGCCCGGCCCACCTTCTCGTGGACGGCGGTGCGCGGGGCCACCTCGTACACGCTCTATGTCCTCGACCCGGCGGAGAACATCATCCTCCGGCAGACGAACCTGACGCAGACGTCCTTCACCCCCACGAGTGACTTGCCCGGAGGCATGCAGCTTCGCTGGAAGGTGAAGGGTGAGAGCCCATGCGGCCCGGGGCCGTACTCGCAGGACCTGTACTTCTCGGTGCCGGGCCCGCCAGCGCCGCCCTCGGTGCGGATTGTGTCTCCCGCCGACGAGAGCACGGTGACGGGGCCGGTGGACGTGCAGGTGCAGGTCAGCCCGGAGACGAGCTTCGTCGAGTTCTACGTGGACGGCGTCTACGTGACGGCGAAGGCCGGGGCGCCCTACAGCTTCGCGTGGAACCCGGCCATCAACCCGCTGCCGGCGCCGAACCACGCCATGCAACTGGGTTACCATTTCGTGGACGGCCGCTATGGGAACTTCAAGGCGGAGGTGTCTGGCTACACCAACCTGTATTACGCGTGGGCCCGGCGCGGGTACGAGCCGGACAGCACGGCGCCGGACTCAGTGTGGCTGCCATTGATGCAGAGCGCGGTGGCGTCCGCCGCCGCAGAGGGGTGGAGCATCCAGCTCAACCTCAACCTGCAGGAGCAGACGCCGGGACGGGTGACGCCGCTGGATGCGGTGCTCGACCTCATGGCGCCGTATTGGAGCCGCGTGTCGCGCATCGAATTGGCGTCGGGGCCGGACTGGAGCCGCGCGGAGACGGAGGCGCGACTCCAGGACCTGCGGGCGAGGCTGAGCGCGCGGGGGCTCGCCGCGCGGCCGCTGGGCAATGTCTACAGCACCAGCCAGGTGCGCACGTCGGATGCCATCTTCGCCAACGGCCTGGACTTCGTGAGCATCGAGGCCTTCCTCGACGGGCCGGGCAGTCCCATCAGCCAGGCCAACATCGGGAACCTCGTCTGGGATGTGAGCCAGGCGAAGCAGCGCGTGCCCACGAGCAAGCAACTCGTGCTGGTGGTGCAGTCCGACACGCGCAATGGCACGTGGACCAACATGGACACGCTGAAGGACCTGCAGCTCACGCCGTACTACCACCTGGGCGCGAATGACCCGCGCGTCGTCGCGCTCACGATGTACACGTACGGAAGGCCGCAGGGGGCGCGAGACACTCCCGAGCTGAAGCCCGCGCACATGCGCATCGCGGAGAAGATGTTTGGCTTCGCTCTCCCAGGCGCGAAGTGCGGACGAAGGATGCTGACAGCGGCGGCCTACAACGCGCAGGGCCAGGGCAACCTCCAGAACGTGGAGGTGACTGTCTCGGGCCCCGGGTGTCCGTGA
- a CDS encoding neutral/alkaline ceramidase codes for MQTCLARRWCPWVLALLLSACGAEVGKPSVEEGRAPPTVETVAQPALTGPCAGNTSFQVGAGIYDITGPAAELGMMGYAMLEQKTAGIHQRLRARAFVIASPCNGKRVAFVSADAAFIAQGVKQQVVERLRATYGGAYSDDNVVLSATHTHSGPGGFSHYALYNLTILGFDKQNFDAIVDGIYQSIVLAHGNLTAGSVRMASGDLLNTSINRSPEAYLRNPATERAQFNQDTDKRMTLLRLQSSTGQEVGLINWFAVHGTSMGNDNLLISGDNKGYAAYLFEKQKGTSYTAAKTFVAAFAQSNEGDVTPNIYGGENGGGADDFESTELSGRKQYDLARALYDGATQSLTGAVDYRHTYVKMDEVQVAPAYTDGVARTTCEAAIGISMLAGAEDGPGFGSEGATCEDIHDVWNAITCAVTTTPCQGEKPVVLEMGTMQPYPWTPEVLPLQVVTLGNLALVAVPFEMTTMAGRRLRATVQAQLAPLGVDTVVIAGLANAYAGYLVTREEYAKQDYEGASTHFGPWQLAAVQQEAEKLASALRTGVSVPSGPTPRDLRNDQTTVQTGVVFDDKLLWVDFGGIVTNAQASYSRGATVSVKFWGGHPKNNLRRQGSFLQVQRKSGTSWVTVANDWDWETKYRWERNNCVPTFACSHVTVEWRIPADATPGTYRIRHDGDWKSGWDGLIRPYTGYSREFTVN; via the coding sequence ATGCAAACCTGTCTCGCCCGTCGGTGGTGTCCCTGGGTCCTCGCGCTGCTGCTGAGCGCATGTGGTGCCGAAGTCGGCAAGCCGTCAGTGGAGGAGGGAAGGGCTCCGCCCACCGTGGAGACAGTGGCGCAGCCCGCGCTCACCGGTCCGTGCGCGGGCAACACGTCCTTCCAGGTGGGCGCGGGCATCTATGACATCACCGGCCCCGCGGCCGAACTGGGAATGATGGGCTACGCGATGCTGGAGCAGAAGACGGCGGGCATCCATCAGCGGTTGCGCGCGCGTGCCTTCGTCATCGCCTCTCCGTGCAATGGCAAGCGCGTGGCCTTCGTGAGCGCGGACGCGGCCTTCATCGCCCAGGGCGTCAAGCAGCAGGTGGTGGAGCGGCTGCGGGCTACGTACGGCGGCGCGTACTCGGATGACAACGTGGTGCTGAGCGCCACGCACACGCACAGCGGGCCGGGCGGTTTCTCGCACTACGCGCTCTACAACCTGACGATTCTCGGCTTCGACAAGCAGAACTTCGACGCCATCGTCGACGGCATCTACCAGTCCATCGTCCTGGCGCACGGCAATCTCACGGCGGGCTCGGTGCGCATGGCGTCCGGTGATTTGCTCAACACCAGCATCAATCGCTCACCTGAGGCGTACCTGCGAAATCCCGCCACGGAGCGTGCGCAGTTCAATCAAGACACAGACAAGCGGATGACGCTGCTGCGCTTGCAGTCCAGCACGGGTCAGGAGGTGGGCCTCATCAACTGGTTCGCCGTCCATGGCACGTCCATGGGCAATGACAACCTGCTCATCAGCGGCGACAACAAGGGCTACGCGGCCTACCTCTTCGAGAAGCAGAAGGGCACGAGCTACACCGCCGCAAAGACTTTCGTCGCCGCCTTTGCGCAGAGCAACGAGGGCGACGTGACGCCCAACATCTACGGCGGGGAGAACGGCGGCGGCGCCGACGACTTCGAGAGCACGGAGCTGTCCGGCCGCAAGCAATATGACCTCGCCCGCGCGCTGTACGACGGCGCGACGCAATCCCTCACGGGCGCGGTGGACTACCGGCACACCTACGTGAAGATGGACGAGGTGCAGGTGGCCCCCGCGTACACGGATGGCGTGGCCCGCACCACCTGCGAGGCGGCCATCGGCATCTCCATGCTGGCCGGCGCGGAGGACGGCCCGGGCTTCGGCAGCGAGGGCGCCACGTGTGAAGACATCCATGACGTGTGGAATGCCATCACCTGCGCGGTCACCACCACGCCGTGCCAGGGAGAGAAGCCCGTCGTGCTGGAGATGGGCACCATGCAGCCCTACCCGTGGACGCCGGAGGTGCTGCCACTCCAGGTGGTGACGCTGGGCAACCTGGCGCTGGTGGCGGTGCCCTTCGAGATGACCACCATGGCGGGCCGGCGGCTGCGAGCGACGGTGCAGGCGCAGCTCGCGCCGCTGGGCGTGGACACGGTGGTCATCGCGGGCCTGGCCAATGCGTACGCGGGCTATCTCGTCACGCGTGAGGAGTATGCGAAGCAGGACTACGAAGGCGCATCCACGCACTTCGGTCCATGGCAGCTCGCGGCGGTGCAGCAGGAGGCGGAGAAGCTGGCGTCCGCGCTGCGCACCGGCGTGTCCGTCCCCTCGGGGCCCACGCCGCGCGATTTGCGCAACGACCAGACGACGGTTCAAACGGGCGTGGTGTTCGATGACAAGCTGCTCTGGGTGGACTTCGGTGGCATCGTCACCAACGCACAGGCGTCATATTCGCGAGGCGCGACGGTGAGCGTGAAGTTCTGGGGCGGGCACCCGAAGAACAACCTGCGGCGGCAGGGGAGCTTCCTCCAGGTGCAGCGCAAGTCGGGCACGTCCTGGGTGACGGTGGCCAATG